DNA from Rubripirellula lacrimiformis:
TGCGAATTGCCGAGGATCTCGCCCCCGAATCCGATCAGGCGAAAACTACGGTCCAGCACCAACGATCCATCGACGTTCATCAAATCGGCCAGCAGATGGCTGAACTCGATCAGTGCTTCGTCGATGCTGGCCAGATCGGCATCCAACATTTGCAGATAGTCGTTCAGGGTGACGACGGCCAGACCGCGGACCCGGCCGATCTCTGCCGCCCGTTTCATCAGCTTCAGCATTAGCCGACGGAATCGAAAGGTGGAATCGTCTGGCTGAAAACGAACGCGAAATCGAAACCATTCATCCGGAATGCCTTGGTCGCAGGCATTCTCGGGCAAATACACCAGCATTCCACCGTGGCCGCGCATGCGGACCAAACGAAGCACGCGGCGCACCAATCGCTGCGCGAGATCTTTGACAAAGTCGTCACAAACTTGGCATCCCGTGCCTTGGGCGGCGTGATCGCCCATTTCGTCCAGCAACGATTCCCGAATCGCTACGAATCGTTGGGGCAGCCATTTCGAAAGGAACGGGTCGAACCCGTCCTTCAGCAACTGTCCCGTGTTGGATTCCAGGATCCGTGTATAGCCACAGGTCGCGACGATGTGTCCGGGGGAAAGTGCTTGGATTACCAATTTGTCCGGCAGCGGAGCAGCGGGCAAGCGACCGCCTTCCAAGTGGTTGACCCATTCGGTGCCGGTTACGATCATTCCCCAAACGCTCAATTGACCCGACGGGTCTCGGTACACGGCAAGGAGGGCGCGGTAGTAGCCAGCAGCCGCAGCCAGTTTCCTTAGGTTATGAGCCGTGTAGGGCGCCGGTTCGTCGAATCGAAGCACATGCAGCGGGCTGGATCCGTCCGCTGCTTCACGCTGGAAAACGTCCTGGGACACGAAGACGATGCGGCACTGGACCGCGGATTTTTCCTCACGCAACAAACTCGCTTGGTACATCGTGTCCAGCAGAGTGACGACGACGTTGTGATCGGGAAGCGCGTCAAGCGGATGGTCTCGCGATATCCACCGCTCGCGAAGAGCGGTCGCAATGTCGATTGGGTAGGCAGACACTTTATGAAGATCCATCGTCGAAATCATCGCTTCCGTTGAAATGAGTCGCTACGTTGCTGATCGCTGTTCGAAGCTGCACCGGTTGGTGGCTTGATCCTGTGCCCGATCGGGCCCGTGCTTGTTCGGACCCGTGCTTGTTCGGACCTGTGCTTGTTCGGACCTGTGCTTGTTCCGGTCCTGTGCTTGTTCGGCCCTCTGCTTGTTCCGGTCCTGTGCACCACTGGGCCCCGCATCCGCTGGCGCCATGTCCGCTGTGGCACCGTAT
Protein-coding regions in this window:
- a CDS encoding putative sensor domain DACNV-containing protein, with the translated sequence MSAYPIDIATALRERWISRDHPLDALPDHNVVVTLLDTMYQASLLREEKSAVQCRIVFVSQDVFQREAADGSSPLHVLRFDEPAPYTAHNLRKLAAAAGYYRALLAVYRDPSGQLSVWGMIVTGTEWVNHLEGGRLPAAPLPDKLVIQALSPGHIVATCGYTRILESNTGQLLKDGFDPFLSKWLPQRFVAIRESLLDEMGDHAAQGTGCQVCDDFVKDLAQRLVRRVLRLVRMRGHGGMLVYLPENACDQGIPDEWFRFRVRFQPDDSTFRFRRLMLKLMKRAAEIGRVRGLAVVTLNDYLQMLDADLASIDEALIEFSHLLADLMNVDGSLVLDRSFRLIGFGGEILGNSHVSSIHRALDLEAAKTISERADSSGTRHRSAYRLVNGINDAIAVVVSQDGDVRFVACLNQKLTYWPYLP